TTTCACAATTGGGACAGGTGATATAAGCTGATTTGGCGGAAAGAAATCCGATCCAGAAATAAACAACCGTACTCAACAACACCATGAGTAGTCCAAGTCCCATAAATAACCCTGATATAAGGGGAGAATTTGTTAGAAATGAACCATACGTAACAATAATCCCACCAAAAACTAATCCTAAAGCAAACGAGCGGATTAGATTAATTTTTCCCTTCTTAAACATCGTACATTCCTCCTTGAAACCATAGTATAGCATACTTGGCTCAATGAAAAGCAGAGATAAATTCGAAACATTTATGTCGAAAGAAAAAGACGTTAATGAAGAAATCTGTAGAATAACTTTTAGAAATGAAAAGGATTTCTTAGCAGATGTGTAGAACTTAAATTCTATGTTAACAATGTCTTAGCATTATAAACAAAAATAAACAAAATTAAATTTAAGGCTGAAGGATTGGTGGATAAGATGGATAATCAACTGCGAAGCTTATATCAGGAACGCTCAAGAGAAAGCGACACGCTAGGAATCCTGCTCATTCAAAAAAAAGAAGCAATGAGCCCTCTCACAGACGGCTTTGATGCCATCCTCTTAGTGATTTCTCAAAACATACAAGAGCAATGGTATGTACACCATTACCGTCATGAGGAACAAAGAACACAGGTCATCACCGTTAACAAAGAAGAGCTTAATACTTGGCTAGCAGCAGGCAGTAACCGTCGTGCTGTGGAATGGATCCTGCAAGGGAAAATTTTGTTTGACCGTAATGAATATATTTCATCTATAAAAGACAGGCTTGAAGCCTTTCCTTTTGAGCTTAGAAAGAAGAGGCTATGTATTGAGTTTGCTCATCTTATTCGTAGGTATCAGGAGGGCAAGGATCTTTATTTGGCTGGTCATTATTTAGATGCTTTTAATCATATACTTCATGCTTTGCATCATTGGGCTAGACTCGCTGTTATTGAGAATGGCTTTCACCCTGAGCTTACATTATGGAGACAGGTTAAAAGTATTGATGCCGAAGTCTATAAGCTTTATGATGAACTGGTGAGTGGTGAAGAATCTCTGGAGAAAAAAATTGATCTGTTACTTATTGCTAGTGAATTTTCCTTGGCTTCAAAAACAAACCTAGCTTGTACACATCTTATTGAAGTTATGGATAAGAAGGTCACTCCTTGGGAAATTCAAGAGCTTCTTATTGAAACAGATCTTGTGGAGTATTCCTTTGATCTGAGTATCCTTCTTGAGCATCTTATTAAAAAACAAATTGTGAAGGAAGTACACATAGAAAGCCAAACAGGTGATTTTTATTTAAGGGCGTATCAAGTTGTAAAACCTTCTTAAAAAAAGCTATTGCTTTTCAAAAGTAGACGTGTTAAGATATCACTTGTCCTCATAAAAATGAGACGATAAAAAACATGTGCCGGTGTAGCTCAACTGGTAGAGCAACTGACTTGTAATCAGTAGGTTGGGGGTTCAAGTCCTCTCGCCGGCACCAGATTTTTTTAAAGCATGAGCCATTAGCTCAGTTGGTAGAGCATCTGACTTTTAATCAGAGGGTCGAAGGTTCGAGTCCTTCATGGCTCACCATTTACAAAGCAGCGTAAGCAGGACTCTTCTTACAGGTTCCCTCGTATTGATTGAATAAGGGAAGGTAAGGAAACGAGACTAGCTGACGCGTCGGAGTCCTTCATGGCTCACGACCATAACATGCGGG
This region of Bacillus horti genomic DNA includes:
- a CDS encoding DUF2614 family zinc ribbon-containing protein, translated to MFKKGKINLIRSFALGLVFGGIIVTYGSFLTNSPLISGLFMGLGLLMVLLSTVVYFWIGFLSAKSAYITCPNCEKPTKMLGKVDACMHCKQKLTVDRSLATDNHSDQA
- a CDS encoding nucleotidyltransferase-like protein, whose amino-acid sequence is MDNQLRSLYQERSRESDTLGILLIQKKEAMSPLTDGFDAILLVISQNIQEQWYVHHYRHEEQRTQVITVNKEELNTWLAAGSNRRAVEWILQGKILFDRNEYISSIKDRLEAFPFELRKKRLCIEFAHLIRRYQEGKDLYLAGHYLDAFNHILHALHHWARLAVIENGFHPELTLWRQVKSIDAEVYKLYDELVSGEESLEKKIDLLLIASEFSLASKTNLACTHLIEVMDKKVTPWEIQELLIETDLVEYSFDLSILLEHLIKKQIVKEVHIESQTGDFYLRAYQVVKPS